From Meles meles chromosome 5, mMelMel3.1 paternal haplotype, whole genome shotgun sequence, one genomic window encodes:
- the GNL1 gene encoding guanine nucleotide-binding protein-like 1, translated as MPRKKPFSVKQKKKQLQDKRERKRGLQDGLRSSSNSRSGSRERREEQTDTSDGESVTHHIRRLNQQPSQGLGPRGYDPNRYRLHFERDSREEVERRKRAAREQVLQPVSAELLELDIREVYQPGSVLDFPRRPPWSYEMSKEQLMSQEERSFQEYLGKIHGAYTSEKLSYFEHNLETWRQLWRVLEMSDIVLLITDIRHPVVNFPPALYEYVTGELGLALVLVLNKVDLAPPALVVAWKHYFHQHYPQLHIVLFTSFPRDPCTPQDPSSVLKKSRRRGRGWTRALGPEQLLRACEAITAGKVDLSSWREKIARDVTGATWGNGSGEEEEEEDGPAVLVEQQTDSAMEPTGPTRERYKDGVVTIGCVGFPNVGKSSLINGLVGRKVVSVSRTPGHTRYFQTYFLTPSVKLCDCPGLIFPSLLPRQLQVLAGIYPIAQIQEPYTAVGYLASRIPVQVLLHLRHPEAKDPSAEHPWCAWDICEAWAEKRGYKTAKAARNDVYRAANSLLRLALDGRLSLCFHPPGYNEQKGTWESHPETTELVVLQGRVGPAGDEEEEEEEELSSSCEEEGEEDRDADEEGEGDEDTPTSAPGSSLAARNPYALLGEDEC; from the exons ATGCCGAGAAAGAAGCCCTTCAGCGTGAAGCAAAAGAAGAAGCAGTTGCAGGACAAGCGGGAGCGGAAGCGAG GGCTCCAAGATGGGCTGCGATCCAGTTCCAACAGCCGCAGCGGGAGCCGGGAGCGGCGGGAGGAGCAGACCGACACCTCGGACGGGGAATCTGTGACCCATCATATTCGCAGGCTCAATCAGCAGCCTTCCCAGGGGCTAGGTCCTCGAGGCTATGACCCAAATCG ATACCGGCTGCATTTTGAGCGAGACAGCCGGGAGGAggtggaaaggagaaagagggcaGCCCGCGAGCAAGTGCTACAGCCTGTCAGTGCTGAGCTGCTGGAGCTGGACATTCGGGAGGTCTATCAGCCTGGCTCAG TTCTGGACTTTCCCCGACGTCCTCCTTGGAGCTATGAGATGTCCAAAGAGCAGCTAATGAGCCAGGAGGAACGGAGCTTCCAGGAGTACCTTGGGAAGATTCATGGGGCTTACACCTCTGAGAAACTCAGCTACTTTGAGCATAATCTGGAG ACATGGAGGCAGCTGTGGCGTGTGTTAGAGATGTCTGACATTGTCCTACTTATCACTGATATCCGACACCCA GTTGTGAATTTCCCACCAGCACTTTACGAGTACGTGACTGGAGAACTTGGGTTGGCCTTGGTCTTGGTCCTGAACAAGGTGGATCTAGCCCCACCGGCTCTCGTGGTTGCCTGGAAGCATTATTTTCACCAACACTATCCCCAGCTCCACATAGTCCTTTTTACCTCTTTCCCTCGGGACCCCTGTACCCCACAGGATCCTAGTAGTG TTTTGAAGAAGAGTCGGAGGCGGGGGAGAGGATGGACTCGGGCCCTGGGGCCAGAGCAGTTGCTGAGAGCCTGTGAAGCCATCACTGCAGGAAAAG TGGACTTGAGCAGCTGGCGGGAGAAGATTGCCCGAGATGTGACTGGGGCCACCTGGGGAAATGGctctggagaggaggaggaagaagaggatggaCCTGCAGTCCTGGTGGAGCAGCAGACTGACTCAGCGATGGAGCCAACTGGCCCAACCCGGGAGCGCTACAAAGATGGGGTGGTGACCATTGGCTGTGTGG GTTTCCCCAATGTGGGCAAGTCCTCGCTGATCAACGGTCTGGTAGGCAGGAAGGTTGTGAGTGTCTCCAGAACCCCTGGCCACACCCGATACTTTCAGACCTACTTCCTCACCCCCTCTGTGAAGCTCTGTGACTGCCCCGGCCTCATATTCCCATCCCTTCTGCCCAGGCAGTTACAG GTTCTGGCAGGGATCTACCCCATTGCCCAAATCCAGGAGCCATACACCGCCGTGGGCTACCTGGCCTCTCGAATTCCTGTGCAGGTCCTGCTCCACCTGCGCCACCCAGAGGCCAAGGATCCCTCAGCGGAACACCCCTGGTGTGCCTGGGACATCTGTGAAG ccTGGGCAGAGAAGCGTGGTTATAAGACAGCTAAGGCAGCCCGGAACGATGTGTACAGAGCAGCCAATAGCCTCCTACGGCTGGCACTGGACGGCCGCCTCAGCCTGTGTTTTCATCCCCCCGGCTACAATGAACAGAAAG GCACCTGGGAGTCCCATCCGGAGACCACAGAGCTGGTGGTTTTGCAGGGCAGGGTGGGGCCAGCAGgtgacgaggaggaggaggaagaagaagagctgAGCAGCTCctgtgaggaggagggagaggaggaccgGGATGCAgatgaggagggggaaggggatgaGGACACCCCAACTTCAGCTCCAGGGTCCAGCCTGGCTGCCCGAAACCCTTATGCCCTACTGGGAGAGGACGAGTGCTGA